The following nucleotide sequence is from Eubacterium sp. 1001713B170207_170306_E7.
TTGTAGGCGGTATTGCCGGTTCTGGTTATGTAAAAATAACCGACTGTACTGTTGAAGATACAACTGTCAAATCCTCAATTTCTGGTTTTAACAGAGACAGCGGAGATAACATAGGCGGCATTCTCGGCTTTGCCGGAGAAAACACCGGGTCCACAATTGTTAAAAACTGTAAGGCTGTTAACGTAAATGTCTCAGGAGTACGCAAAGTGGCCGGTATTGTGGGCACTGTGCTCTATGGCACTGAAATTACAAACTGTACGGTTCAGGGTGGAACGATCCAGGGGACGCTGCCTTTTAATATAGCGACTCTTACTGTCAGCACAGGCGGTATCGGCGGACAGCTGGTCGGAGGAAGCGATGAAGCGATTGTTATCACTAATTGTGTTGTCGATACAGCTACAATATTAAAACCTGCGAATAACAGCCGCGTCAACTGGCTTGTCGGAGATACAGAAACCCGATTAGGTTCAACCCCTTTTACAAGCACAAATAATCAATATATCTCCATCACCCAATAGAAATCAGGACAAAATATTAGAATTCTGTGCAATTTGTCTATGTTTTTTACCCCGTGCATTGGAAGAGATTCCAATGCACGGTTTTTTTCTTCCCTATACCTCCACATGCACAAATAACTGCTCGGGATACTCGATCACGCCCAGGCCCAGGTCTCTGGCGATGGCGGCCACCTCGGAGTAGTGGACGCCGGGGCAGTACAGGTCTGCGGCGCAGCCGGTCTTATGCTTTGAGTGCTCGATGCCGCCCACCTCACGGTTGCGCTGGGAACAGCGGACACCGGAGGTGATGACAACCGGGCGGCCCAGGCGGTTTCTCAGGTTTTCCACCTGAGCCAGCAGTGCCTGCTCCATGAGCTCAGGAAAACCGGCGCAGTACATGCCGCCGCAGTCACACTGGTATTCACTCATGGCAAAGTGTTCGCTGGCAGGGCTGTTTTTATAGGCCTCTGCCAGATGCCCCCGGGTGACAGGCCCCACAATGCCGTCTGCCTCAATACCTGTTTTTCGCTGAAAGGTTCTGACGGCCGTCTGGGTATTCGGGCCGTCCAGCCCATCGTGCTCCCCCGGGTCATAGCCCAGATGGGATAAAATTCTCTGTACCTCTAAAATGGTCATTTTTTCTCCTCTTCATCCTCTTTAAATGCCTGCAAAACGGTCTTAAGCTTATCGGGAATGGGAATAAATTCTGCGGCGTTTTCCACCAGTGAGATGCCTTCGTTGGAAATGTAGAAAAGCACCGTGATGTCCCGGATGGGCAGCTCAGCCGTTATGATCCGCTGGACCATGAAGGCGGCGCTGACCACCAGAAAAATCAACAGTTTTTTCAGTATTCCGTAAAAGCCCACCGCACTGGAAAGCTCATGCCTGTAAATTCCCTTGATAACGCCGGACACATAGTCCAGGCAGACTAAGACCGCAAGCACGGCCAGCAAATCATCAAGCCCTCCGAACAGAAAGGAGAGGGTGCCGCCGGCCACTGCGGCGGCGCCCCGGATGATTTCCTTCATTTTCTGTTTCCTAACCCAGGGCCACTTCGGTTTTGGTGGTATCAATGCGCACTGCGGATACCAGCGCGGCCAGCGGCTGGCCGTCCGGCTCAAAGATCCCCTCGTTCAGGATCCCGTTCGCGCCTTCTGCGATCTCAGTATCGGTGATCCCTTCCTTGTAATCCGGAATGGTCAAGGTATGGTTTTTGCCGTTGGCCAATTCATAAATCAACTGTAAATCTTTTGAAACATCTGCCATTTTTCTTTTCCTCCCTTATCCTTATGCAATGTCCATGAGCTCTTCGGCGATGACCTTGGTACAGGACTCACCAATGGGTTCCTGCATGTTTTTGATCCACTTATAGGTATTGTAAATGCCCTCATTGGTCGCGTCGCTTTTGACATCGTTGTAGGTTTTTGTTTTTTTCACGATTTTGCTGTCTTTTTCTCCGTAGTTTGAAACAATCTTCAAACCAATGCTTTTTACATTTGCTGTTACTGCCATTGTCAGCCTCCAAAAGTTTTTTTCAGGTCTGCGCGCTGCCTGTGATTTTAGTTTAAGGCCTGCCAGGGCTTTTTGCAAAGGGATTAAGAGGGCAGTTTTGCATTGACACACCCAGGATTAAGGCATAAAATATAGGTTACACGCATAATTATTCAAATTTTCAGACAGACGAGGGGGAAGGTCCATGCTGTTTAAATTTGTGATCTGTTTCATCGCTGGTATCGGCGCGGGGCTGGGCACAGGCTTTGCAGGCATGAGCGCGGCGGCGGTTATCAGTCCCATGCTCATCACCTTTCTGGGCATGCCGGCCTACGAGGCTGTGGGCATTGCTCTCGCCAGCGATGTTCTGGCAAGCGCGGTAAGCGCGTACACTTATGGTAAAAATAAAAATCTGGACATCAAAAACGGTCTGATCATGATGGCCGCTGTGCTGTGCTTTACACTGGTGGGCAGCTGGGTCTCCAGCCTTGTTCCCAGCACTGCCATGGGCGGCTTTTCGGTTTTCATGACGCTGCTGCTGGGCATTAAGTTCATTGTGAAGCCTGTAATGACTACCAAGGAATCCATGACGGACACAAGCCCGAAAAAACGGTTTGTACAGTCGGTGGTCTGCGGCACGGCCATTGGTTTTATCTGCGGCTTTGTGGGGGCGGGCGGCGGTATGATGATGCTGCTGATCCTGACCAGCGTACTGGGCTATGAGCTCAAAACAGCAGTGGGCACCAGCGTGTTTGTCATGGCCTTTACTGCCTTTACGGGCGCGGTCAGCCACTTTGCCATCGGCGGCGCGCCGGATGTCTGGAGTCTTGTTTTCTGTGTTTTATCCACTCTGCTCTGGGCCAGAATCGCGGCCAGGTTCGCCAATAAGGCCAGCCCGCTTGTCCTGAACCGCGCCACTGGCGTGGTGCTCTCGGTGCTGGGGATTTCCATTATTCTGGTAAACTTCTTAAAATAAAAAGAGCCGATACCCATGAGTTAAAACCTGTGGGTTATCGGCTCTTTTACCGTTTCAATAAATTGTCTGCCGTTTGCTCTGGATTTTCAACCGGATCATCTGGTCTTTACAGCCCCAGGCTGCCGATCCAGTCTCTGAGCTCTTTTTCACCCGCGTTCGCGTTGAAGCGCTTGCCGGCTTTCAGCTCTGCTCCCTTGCAGGAGGCCTTCAGCTCTGCGTTGGTATTACCCATTCCGCTGCTTCCGGAGGTAGCAAAGGGCACGATGGTCTTGCCCTCGAGGTTATACTGCTCCAAAAAGGTGTTGATGATGGTCGGGGCGACATACCACCAGATGGGGAAGCCCACAAAAACCACGTCATAGCTTTCCATATCGGCCACGCTGTTGGCAACGGCCGGGCGGAAGGTCTTGTCGTTCATCTCAATGCTGCTCCGGCTTTTTTTATTGGTCCAGTCCAGATCCGCGGTGGTATAGGGTGTTTCCGGCTGGATTTCGTGCAGGTCTCCGCCTGCTGCGGCCGCGAGTTTTTCTGCCAGTTTTGCGGTTACGCCGCTTGCTGAAAAGTATGCTACTAAAATTTTGCTCATATTCTGTTTTCTCCTTTTTCCTGTTTTGCGCCTTTGCCGCCCGGCGCCTGTTTAGAACGTCCGGGCGGCCTGACTGGCGATACTTTTATTATAGCGCGTATTTTTTAAATGTAAAATGCTTATATTGACTGACCAGCCATTCATTTTCTGCATAACAGCCGTTTTCCCGCGAGTTTCCTTAAAACCGGATAGGACTTTACAGGCTTTGTTCTTCAGCCGCCAGCGTTTCCTGAAGCACCTTTAAGAATTTCTCGGCTGCTTTAGAAAAGACCTGGTATTTTTTCCACACAATATCCAGCCGGGCCTCCATTGGGGGCTCCAGCGGCTTAAAGCAGAGGCTGCTGCCTTTGGTGTTCACCAGCTTGTCCAGGCACAGGGCACAGCCGATGCCCTCTTCTACCAGAATGGCCGCGTTGTAAATGAGATTATAGGTTGTAACGACCTCCAGACTCTCAGCGTTTCCGCCAAGCCAGCCGGACAGCTCGTTTTCGGTGAGGGACTGCCTTGAGCAGAGCAGGGGAATCCCCCTCAGATGCTCGGGCCGGATGTTTGGCAGGGCGGCCAGCGGGCTGTCCCTGCGCATGAGCAGCCCCCAGGTGTCAACGGCCGGAAGGCGCATATAATCATATTTTTTTATGTCCGCCGGCTCAATGAAAATACCAAAGTCCAGAAGTCCCTTGTCCAGACGCTCGGCGACATCGTCGGCGTTTCCGCTGAAGAGATGGTACCGGATATGGGGATAGTCTCTCTGCATTTTCCGGACCGCCCGGCCGATCAGGCGCATGGCGTCGGTCTCGCCGCCGCCAATGTACACATCGCCGCTGATTATCTCATCCGGTGCGCTGAAATCCGACTCGGTGCGGTTCACGAGATCGACAATCTCCTGGGCGCGCTTCCTTAAAAAAACGCCCTCATCTGTCAAAATGATCCTCCGGTTTCCCCGGATAAAAAGCTTTTTGCCAAGCTCCTCCTCCAGCTCCATCATCTGGCGGGACAGCGTGGGCTGCGTCACGTGGAGCGCTTCTGCTGCGCCGGATATGGTCTCCTCCCGCGCGACGGCCAGAAAATAGCGTAAAACCCTTACCTCCATAAAAACACCTCCTTATAGCTTCAGTATAGTGCGCCCAGATATGCTTGTCAAGTATGGAGGGATATAGACTATAAGTATTTGCTATTTCAAGCCAGGAGGCGATATAATAAAACCATCAAACCAACTGGAAAAGGAGTAACTCCATGAATCTCAAAGAATTTTTAGACCATCTGAACCGCGGCGAAACAATCACAGGCGGCTCCGAGGCTCATGCGTACATGCACAAGGTGAGCCAGGAAGCCCTGGAGATCACCAGCGAGCTCAACGGCCCTTACCATGAGCCCGAGGCGCTCCGGGCGCTGTTTTCAAAGCTCATCGGCAAGCCTGTGGATGAAAGCTTTGGCCTGTTCCCGCCCTTCTATACCGACTGCGGCAAAAACATCACCGTCGGGAAAAATGTCTTTATCAACAGCGGCTGCCGCTTTCAGGATCAGGGCGGCATTACCATCGGTGACGGGGCCTTGATCGGCCATAACGCTGTGCTGGCCACCCTGAACCATGATTTTGCGCCTGAAAAACGGCATGACATGCACCCCGCGCCGATCACAATCGGAAAAAACGTCTGGCTCGGGGCAAATGTCACGGTGGTCCCGGGTGTGACCATCGGGGATAACGCGGTGATCGCCGCCGGCGCTGTCGTGACAAAGGATGTTCCGGCCAACGCCGTCGCGGCCGGCGTACCCGCGAAAGTGCTGCGAAAGCTGGGCGAGTAACGGCCAGTATACCGCCTGACAGGCATTTCACCGAAAGGAGACCCCACATGCACTGCAAAAAGAAAAAACGCACCGTTCTGGCCCTGGCCGCCCTGCTGCTTTTTACCGCGGGCTGCCAGCGCGCCGAGGCTCCATCCTCTGGCAGCGCGGTAAGGCCAGACACCCCTTCCTCCCAAGCCGGGGAGGCCTTTGACCACGATTCTGTTTTCCCCCGGCACAGCCCATACGGCACCGGCGTCGGGGCCATGCCGGGCCGGGTATCCTGGGTTCATGACCCGGATTCGGTCACCTGGGACGGGGAGGGCTATTGGTGGCAGCCCGGACACTTTGATACCGACGCTGTCCAGACCATGGTGGATGACGGCATCGCCTCCCTGGCCGGCGAGACCAGCGTGGAGGCCGGCTGGCAGAAGCTGTTTACCGCCCACAATGCTGCCCGCGGCGAGAGCGGCGGCTACCAGCCCGGCCAGAAGCTCGCCATCAAGGCCAATATGAATGGCTCCGGGGCCTACGCCGACGATACCAGCGGTGAAACCCGGGAGAGCTACTGCAATCCCGTCCTGTTGAGGGCGCTGCTCACCTCGCTGGTCACCCAGGCCGGTGTATCCCCGGCGGACATTACGGTCTACGACGCCGGGCGTACCTTTCCGGATTATATGCGGGAGCTGTGCGGCTCCGGCGTCCTGGAGGGCGTCCGGTTCCAGTACCGCGATCTTCTCGGTGAAAATGACGCCGAAGCGGACTTAAGCGCCCCGGTGGTCTGGTCGACGCCGGTGAGCGGCGAGACCAACTACCTGCCCACCTGTGTGACTGAGGCCAGATACCTCATCAACCTGGCGAATCTGAAGGGCCATGTCTATGGTATTACCCTCTGCGCCAAAAACCATTTTGGTACCATCATGAACGCCAACCGTATGCGCGCCCCGGAGGCGGCGGGCATTCACCGCTACCTGACCGCCAGCCAGATGAACGCCTACACCGTGCTGGTGGACCTCATGGCCAATTACCAGACCGGCGAAAAAACCATGCTCTATATGCTGGACGCCCTCATCGCTGCGCCGGGCGAAAGCGTCGCCATTACCGGGGACAACTCGAAATGGCAGCAAGCGCCTTTTAACGGCAGCTACACAGCCAGCGTTTTTCTGTCACAGGACCCGGTGGCCATCGACTCGGTCGGCGCAGACTTTCTGATAAACGAACCCACCGTCACCGAAAGAAACAGCGCTCTGAGGGATAACCCCAATGTGGAAAACTACCTGCACGAGGCCGGTCTGGTAGCTGAAGCCCCCTCGGGCACTGTGTACCGCAACGGAAACGGCCAGCCCGTCACCAACCTCGGCGTCCACGAGCACTGGAACAACCCGGCGCAAAAGCAGTACAGCCGCAATCTGGGCCAGGACGAGGGCATTGAGCTTCTTCAAATCGAAAAATGACAGCGACGGCGCGAAGCCCTTTTTTCTTAAAAAATACTTTAGACGGCCGCGTCCGGTCCTTGACTTGAAGCGAACTCCAAGTGATAAAGTGTAGAAAGTTAATGCGCTAAAGCATTCAAACAGGAGGTATTCAAATGAAAAAATTACTGATTTTACTCGTCACCGGTATAACACTGCTGGCTCTGACGGCCTGCAGCAGCACCCCGGGCGGCCAGAACACGGCTGAAAGCACCCCCTCGCCCAGCGCGTCTTCGCAGGAGCAGGCGGACGCGGACGGCGGAAGCCGTGTGCTGATCGCCTATTTTACCCAGACCGGCAACACCGAAGCTGTGGCAAACAAAATCGCCGGCCTTACCGGCGGCACGCTTTTCCAGGTGGAAACCGCCGAGGCTTACCCTGAGGATTACGACGCCCTGACCGACCGGGCACAGCAGGAGCAGGATGAAAACGCGCGTCCGGCCCTTTCCACCCATGTGAATAACATGGGAAGCTACGATATTGTCTTTGTGGGCTACCCCATCTGGTGGGGCACCATGCCCATGGCAATGTCCACCTTCCTGGAAGAATATGACTTTTCCGGCAAAACCGTGATCCCCTTCTGCACCCACGGGGGCAGCGCACTGGGCAGCAGCGAGCAGGACATGGCCGCGCTCATTCCCGGTGCAGACCTGCGCGGCGGCCTCGCGGTCAGAAGCGGAGAGGCTGACACCTCGGACAGCGCGGTTCAGAGCTTTATCCAGGAGCTCGGCTTTGAATTCTAAGCCCGGGGCAGAGGATAGAGATGAAAACCAAAAGCATTTTTCTGCTCGCGGCGCTGCTGCTGTGTCCCGCGCTGGCCGGCTGTACCCCGCCGGACACACAGCCAGACAACAGCACCGAACCAGCGGCCCAATCACAAAATGAAGGAGAACGATCCCCCATGAATCCAAACACCAGTCATTCACCGGCTGTCTATATGACAACCGATATCACTTCTGAGGGCCTGATGGCCGTCTACGAAGCCCTGGAGGCTTCCCCGGACGGCAATATCGCGGTCAAGCTCTCCACCGGCGAGCCGGGCAGCAATTACCTGCGCACCGACCTGATCGGTGATCTCGTCCAAAGCCTGAACGGCACCATCGTGGAGTGCAACACCGCTTACGGCGGCGCCCGCGCCGGCACGGCCATGCACTACCAGGTGGCTGAGGACCACGGCTATACGGCCATCGCCGACGTGGACATTCTGGACGAAAACGGCTCGATGACCCTGCCGGTTACAGGCGGCCGTCACCTGAGTGAAAACTTTGTGGGCAAAAACTTTGAAAACTACACCGATTATGTGGTGCTCTCCCACTTTAAGGGACACGCCATGGCCGGTTACGGCGGAGCCATCAAAAATATTTCCATCGGCATCGCCTCGGCCGAGGGCAAGGCCCACATCCACAGCGGGGGCACTGGCGGCAGCATGTGGAGCGGCGACCAGGACGCTTTTCTCGAATCCATGGCGGAGGCCGGAAAATCCGTGACCGACGCCCTGGACGGGCGGCTGCTGTACATCAATGTCATGAACCGGCTTTCTGTGGACTGTGACTGCGACACCAGCCCTGCCGAGCCAGACATGCACGACATCGGTATTCTGGCCTCCTACGACCCTGTCGCCGTGGACCAGGCCTGTGTGGATCTGGTGTACAGCGCCCCGGACGGCCAGTCCCTGATCAACCGGATTGAGTCGCGCAACGGTCTGCTGACCCTGGCCCACGCCGAGGCCATTGGTCTCGGCAGCCGGAGCTATGAGCTCATCAGCCTTGATGCTTGAGACCCTGCAGCGTGAGGCTGTGTACCTCTGGTACTTTTTCAGTCTCCAGCTTTATCAGATTTTTCCCTACTGGGTGCTGGGCATGCTGCTCGGCTCCTTTATCTCCGTTTTTCTGAAAGACCCGATGCACCGCCTTTTCAGCACACTCGGAAAAATGGCGCCGGGCATACCCGGTATTCTGGCCGCCAGCGCGCTGGGCATTGCCTCACCGCTGTGCCTGTACGGAACTGTCCCCATTGCGGCCTCCTTTGCCAAAGGCGGCGTCCGGCAGGACTGGCTCGCGGCCTTTATGATGAGCTCTGTGCTGCTCAACCCCCAGCTCATCATCTACAGCGCGGCTCTGGGTCGGGCCGCCCTGGCCATACGCCTGGTGTCCTGCTTCCTCTGCGGCGCAGCTGCCGGGCTGCTTCTGCGCCGCTTCTATCCGGACAGGCCGTTTTTTAACTTCAGCGGATTTGACATGCCCAAAAGCCGGGATACTGACCCCGATATTTTGCGGCGTTTTCTCAAGAATCTCGGCCGGAACCTCCGGGCAACCGGGCCGTACTTTCTGCTCGGCATGGTGCTCTCCGCGCTGTTTCAGCGCTATGTTCCCCCTGAAATATTGACGCGGCTCTTTGGTGGCAG
It contains:
- a CDS encoding flavodoxin; amino-acid sequence: MKKLLILLVTGITLLALTACSSTPGGQNTAESTPSPSASSQEQADADGGSRVLIAYFTQTGNTEAVANKIAGLTGGTLFQVETAEAYPEDYDALTDRAQQEQDENARPALSTHVNNMGSYDIVFVGYPIWWGTMPMAMSTFLEEYDFSGKTVIPFCTHGGSALGSSEQDMAALIPGADLRGGLAVRSGEADTSDSAVQSFIQELGFEF
- a CDS encoding phage holin family protein, which produces MKEIIRGAAAVAGGTLSFLFGGLDDLLAVLAVLVCLDYVSGVIKGIYRHELSSAVGFYGILKKLLIFLVVSAAFMVQRIITAELPIRDITVLFYISNEGISLVENAAEFIPIPDKLKTVLQAFKEDEEEKK
- a CDS encoding DUF362 domain-containing protein; this translates as MKTKSIFLLAALLLCPALAGCTPPDTQPDNSTEPAAQSQNEGERSPMNPNTSHSPAVYMTTDITSEGLMAVYEALEASPDGNIAVKLSTGEPGSNYLRTDLIGDLVQSLNGTIVECNTAYGGARAGTAMHYQVAEDHGYTAIADVDILDENGSMTLPVTGGRHLSENFVGKNFENYTDYVVLSHFKGHAMAGYGGAIKNISIGIASAEGKAHIHSGGTGGSMWSGDQDAFLESMAEAGKSVTDALDGRLLYINVMNRLSVDCDCDTSPAEPDMHDIGILASYDPVAVDQACVDLVYSAPDGQSLINRIESRNGLLTLAHAEAIGLGSRSYELISLDA
- a CDS encoding LysR family transcriptional regulator, translated to MEVRVLRYFLAVAREETISGAAEALHVTQPTLSRQMMELEEELGKKLFIRGNRRIILTDEGVFLRKRAQEIVDLVNRTESDFSAPDEIISGDVYIGGGETDAMRLIGRAVRKMQRDYPHIRYHLFSGNADDVAERLDKGLLDFGIFIEPADIKKYDYMRLPAVDTWGLLMRRDSPLAALPNIRPEHLRGIPLLCSRQSLTENELSGWLGGNAESLEVVTTYNLIYNAAILVEEGIGCALCLDKLVNTKGSSLCFKPLEPPMEARLDIVWKKYQVFSKAAEKFLKVLQETLAAEEQSL
- a CDS encoding flavodoxin; its protein translation is MSKILVAYFSASGVTAKLAEKLAAAAGGDLHEIQPETPYTTADLDWTNKKSRSSIEMNDKTFRPAVANSVADMESYDVVFVGFPIWWYVAPTIINTFLEQYNLEGKTIVPFATSGSSGMGNTNAELKASCKGAELKAGKRFNANAGEKELRDWIGSLGL
- a CDS encoding sulfite exporter TauE/SafE family protein, translated to MLFKFVICFIAGIGAGLGTGFAGMSAAAVISPMLITFLGMPAYEAVGIALASDVLASAVSAYTYGKNKNLDIKNGLIMMAAVLCFTLVGSWVSSLVPSTAMGGFSVFMTLLLGIKFIVKPVMTTKESMTDTSPKKRFVQSVVCGTAIGFICGFVGAGGGMMMLLILTSVLGYELKTAVGTSVFVMAFTAFTGAVSHFAIGGAPDVWSLVFCVLSTLLWARIAARFANKASPLVLNRATGVVLSVLGISIILVNFLK
- a CDS encoding sugar O-acetyltransferase, with protein sequence MNLKEFLDHLNRGETITGGSEAHAYMHKVSQEALEITSELNGPYHEPEALRALFSKLIGKPVDESFGLFPPFYTDCGKNITVGKNVFINSGCRFQDQGGITIGDGALIGHNAVLATLNHDFAPEKRHDMHPAPITIGKNVWLGANVTVVPGVTIGDNAVIAAGAVVTKDVPANAVAAGVPAKVLRKLGE
- a CDS encoding DUF362 domain-containing protein encodes the protein MHCKKKKRTVLALAALLLFTAGCQRAEAPSSGSAVRPDTPSSQAGEAFDHDSVFPRHSPYGTGVGAMPGRVSWVHDPDSVTWDGEGYWWQPGHFDTDAVQTMVDDGIASLAGETSVEAGWQKLFTAHNAARGESGGYQPGQKLAIKANMNGSGAYADDTSGETRESYCNPVLLRALLTSLVTQAGVSPADITVYDAGRTFPDYMRELCGSGVLEGVRFQYRDLLGENDAEADLSAPVVWSTPVSGETNYLPTCVTEARYLINLANLKGHVYGITLCAKNHFGTIMNANRMRAPEAAGIHRYLTASQMNAYTVLVDLMANYQTGEKTMLYMLDALIAAPGESVAITGDNSKWQQAPFNGSYTASVFLSQDPVAIDSVGADFLINEPTVTERNSALRDNPNVENYLHEAGLVAEAPSGTVYRNGNGQPVTNLGVHEHWNNPAQKQYSRNLGQDEGIELLQIEK
- a CDS encoding DUF2922 domain-containing protein; its protein translation is MADVSKDLQLIYELANGKNHTLTIPDYKEGITDTEIAEGANGILNEGIFEPDGQPLAALVSAVRIDTTKTEVALG
- a CDS encoding GLUG motif-containing protein, whose protein sequence is MKTRRFGKKVFAAFIISALLCMAVPFGALAAGTEPLVDSDDSNTYLISTPAQLEWVSEQSVGTPANTFAGKTIKLVADIDLSSYSSWTPIKGFAGTFDGNEKTISNLKITGSSDNAGLFGNITGKPEFKDVTISGANITGGSYVGGLIGNAFTTKGITNCHVVESSITGTNFVGGIAGSGYVKITDCTVEDTTVKSSISGFNRDSGDNIGGILGFAGENTGSTIVKNCKAVNVNVSGVRKVAGIVGTVLYGTEITNCTVQGGTIQGTLPFNIATLTVSTGGIGGQLVGGSDEAIVITNCVVDTATILKPANNSRVNWLVGDTETRLGSTPFTSTNNQYISITQ
- a CDS encoding permease produces the protein MSSSALMLETLQREAVYLWYFFSLQLYQIFPYWVLGMLLGSFISVFLKDPMHRLFSTLGKMAPGIPGILAASALGIASPLCLYGTVPIAASFAKGGVRQDWLAAFMMSSVLLNPQLIIYSAALGRAALAIRLVSCFLCGAAAGLLLRRFYPDRPFFNFSGFDMPKSRDTDPDILRRFLKNLGRNLRATGPYFLLGMVLSALFQRYVPPEILTRLFGGSEALGVLMAATIGVPLYACGGGTIPLLQAWLYDGMSLGSAAAFMITGPATKITNLGALKIILGLRRFLIYLLFVISWALLTGLVVNQLL
- a CDS encoding D-Ala-D-Ala carboxypeptidase family metallohydrolase is translated as MTILEVQRILSHLGYDPGEHDGLDGPNTQTAVRTFQRKTGIEADGIVGPVTRGHLAEAYKNSPASEHFAMSEYQCDCGGMYCAGFPELMEQALLAQVENLRNRLGRPVVITSGVRCSQRNREVGGIEHSKHKTGCAADLYCPGVHYSEVAAIARDLGLGVIEYPEQLFVHVEV
- a CDS encoding DUF1659 domain-containing protein encodes the protein MAVTANVKSIGLKIVSNYGEKDSKIVKKTKTYNDVKSDATNEGIYNTYKWIKNMQEPIGESCTKVIAEELMDIA